From Panthera uncia isolate 11264 chromosome E1, Puncia_PCG_1.0, whole genome shotgun sequence, one genomic window encodes:
- the HEXIM1 gene encoding protein HEXIM1 — protein MAEPLLSEYQHQPQTSNCTGAVAVLEERNPDRPPGAEERVPEEDSRWQSRASPQSGGRPGQEGEGSLEPQPPPLQTPVRPEANCPEASEKGQNRDDLSAGGAPLPAAGGEPRPEAEPLAQPCQDSEANKLGAPAAGGEEAWGQQQRQLGKKKHRRRPSKKKRHWKPYYKLTWEEKKKFDEKQSLRASRIRAEMFAKGQPVAPYNTTQFLMDDHDQEEPDLKTGLYPKRAAAKSDDTSDEDFMEEAGEEDGGSDGMGGDGSEFLQRDFSETYERYHAESLQNMSKQELIKEYLELEKCLSRMEDENNRLRLESKRLGGDDARVRELELELDRLRAENLQLLSENELHRQQERAPLSKFGD, from the coding sequence ATGGCCGAGCCACTCTTGTCAGAATACCAGCACCAGCCTCAAACTAGCAACTGTACAGGTGCTGTTGCTGTTCTTGAAGAGCGGAACCCCGATCGCCCCCCAGGCGCGGAGGAGCGGGTGCCCGAGGAGGACAGTAGGTGGCAATCGAGAGCGTCCCCCCAGTCGGGTGGCCGTCcggggcaggagggggaagggagctTGGAGCCCCAGCCGCCTCCCCTGCAGACCCCGGTCCGTCCAGAAGCTAACTGCCCGGAAGCAAGCGAGAAGGGCCAGAATAGGGATGATTTGTCCGCTGGCGGAGCCCCCCTGCCGGCAGCCGGGGGAGAACCGAGGCCCGAGGCCGAGCCGCTCGCACAGCCATGTCAAGACTCCGAGGCCAACAAGTTGGGGGCTCCTGCTGCAGGGGGCGAGGAGGCGTGGGGACAGCAGCAGAGGCAACTGGGCAAGAAAAAACATAGGAGACGCCCCTCCAAGAAGAAGCGGCATTGGAAACCGTACTACAAGCTGAcctgggaggagaagaaaaagttcGACGAGAAACAGAGCCTGCGAGCCTCAAGGATTCGAGCTGAGATGTTCGCCAAGGGCCAGCCTGTCGCACCCTATAACACCACGCAGTTTCTCATGGATGATCACGACCAGGAGGAGCCGGATCTCAAAACCGGTCTCTATCCCAAGCGGGCCGCTGCCAAATCCGACGACACCAGCGATGAGGACTTCATGGAAGAAGCGGGCGAGGAGGATGGGGGAAGCGACGGGATGGGAGGAGATGGCAGCGAGTTTCTGCAGCGGGACTTCTCGGAGACGTACGAGCGGTACCACGCGGAGAGTCTGCAGAACATGAGCAAGCAGGAGCTCATCAAGGAGTACCTGGAGCTGGAGAAGTGCCTCTCGCGCATGGAGGACGAGAATAACCGGCTGCGGCTGGAAAGCAAGCGGCTGGGAGGCGACGACGCGCGTGTAcgggagctggagctggagctggaccGGCTGCGCGCCGAGAACCTCCAGCTGCTGTCGGAGAACGAACTGCACCGGCAGCAGGAGCGAGCGCCTCTGTCCAAGTTTGGAGACTAG
- the HEXIM2 gene encoding LOW QUALITY PROTEIN: protein HEXIM2 (The sequence of the model RefSeq protein was modified relative to this genomic sequence to represent the inferred CDS: substituted 1 base at 1 genomic stop codon) has protein sequence MVGAPGSAPSGPPAASHARRTHGQSWDLRPPRGRQSLESGDAPTSPLEVGVPQRWAPPPYPGRMGAGVISXRHLLKDLEQKNVATTNQTNCNTESPAALEEAKTPGAPGSPQTPPEPHDPGSSLPLTPRIESHSEEEDPTGAGSGLGWNSRASRTQSPGGSSVEAVLGRKKHRRRPSKRKRHWRPYLELSWAEKQQRDERQSQRASRVREEMFAKGQPVAPYNTTQFLMNDRDPEEPNLEVPHGASQPGSSGESEAGEGDGRGPAHGEFQQRDFSEAYERYHTERLQDRSKQELVRDYLDLERRLSQAEEETRRLQQLRGYTGPQPCRQVEELAAEVERLRTENQRLRQENEMWNRKGSCPGGESGT, from the exons ATGGTGGGTGCACCCGGCTCTGCGCCCTCGGGGCCTCCAGCTGCCAGCCACGCCAGGAGGACGCACGGCCAGAGCTGGGACCTCCGCCCTCCCCGGGGGCGCCAGTCTTTGGAATCTGGCGACGCCCCCACCTCGCCCCTCGAAGTGGGGGTCCCGCAACGCTGGGCCCCGCCACCATACCCAGGccgcatgggg gcAGGTGTCATTAGTTAAAGGCATCTGCTGAAAGATTTGGAACAGAAGAACGTGGCTACTACGAACCAGACCAACTGTAATACAGAATCACCCGCAGCCCTGGAGGAGGCCAAG ACCCCTGGTGCTCCTGGGAGCCCCCAGACACCCCCTGAGCCTCATGACCCTGGTAGTTCCCTGCCCCTGACACCCCGGATAGAGAGCCACTCGGAGGAGGAAGACCCTACTGGGGCTGGCAGTGGCCTGGGCTGGAACAGTAGGGCTTCCCGGACCCAGAGCCCAGGGGGCAGCTCAGTGGAGGCTGTGCTGGGCCGGAAGAAGCACCGCAGGAGGCCTTCAAAGCGCAAAAGGCACTGGCGGCCCTACCTGGAGCTGAGCTGGGCCGAGAAGCAACAGCGGGAtgagaggcagagccagagggcCTCCCGGGTCCGCGAGGAGATGTTCGCCAAAGGCCAGCCCGTGGCGCCCTACAACACCACCCAATTTCTGATGAATGACCGAGACCCTGAGGAGCCCAACCTGGAAGTGCCCCATGGGGCCTCCCAGCCAGGCTCCAGCGGGGAGAGCGAGGCAGGGGAAGGCGACGGGCGAGGCCCGGCTCACGGTGAGTTCCAGCAGAGGGATTTCTCCGAGGCCTACGAGCGCTACCACACCGAGCGCCTGCAGGACCGCAGCAAGCAGGAGCTGGTTCGAGACTACCTGGATCTGGAGAGGCGGCTGTCGCAGGCCGAGGAGGAGACCAGGAGGCTGCAACAGCTGCGGGGGTACACCGGCCCGCAGCCCTGCCGCCAGGTGGAGGAGCTGGCTGCTGAGGTCGAGCGGCTCCGGACAGAGAACCAGCGGCTCCGGCAGGAGAACGAGATGTGGAACCGGAAGGGCAGCTGCCCCGGTGGGGAGTCGGGCACCTAG